A genomic stretch from Methanocaldococcus sp. includes:
- a CDS encoding YcaO-related McrA-glycine thioamidation protein: MKIKYRLASYRVCCPEETFEKIKNTLKDINTLEIKNIQHLDKLGIPVYYLKRKVVIDGKEGIAINYGKGSTDIQAKVSACMEAIERFSASYDESKIKKEADNPINIKDLILPQYSDKNVKEWVEGFDIINNDTVDIPVDAVFYPVYGKLFRGNTNGLASGNNLDEAILHGTLEVIERDAWSLAELVRKIPKKINPEDAKNPLIHELIEKFNNAGVDIILKDLTSEFEIPVVAAISDDYSSKDPLMLCMGVGCHLDPEIAILRSLTEVAQSRASQLHGFRRDAKLRKEFTSKISYERLKRIHKKWFEFEEEIYISDMPNNAKYNLKKDLEFIKDKISENGFDKLIYVDLNKVGVDTVRVIIPKMEVYSIDRDRLSKNAIQRAKKLYY, translated from the coding sequence ATGAAGATAAAGTATAGATTAGCAAGTTATAGAGTTTGCTGTCCAGAAGAGACTTTTGAAAAAATAAAAAATACATTGAAAGATATAAATACATTGGAAATTAAAAATATACAACATTTAGATAAATTGGGAATTCCCGTATATTATTTAAAAAGGAAAGTAGTTATTGATGGAAAAGAGGGAATAGCAATAAATTATGGAAAAGGATCTACTGACATTCAAGCAAAAGTTTCTGCGTGTATGGAGGCAATAGAAAGGTTTTCAGCAAGTTATGATGAAAGTAAAATTAAAAAAGAGGCAGATAATCCTATAAACATTAAAGATTTAATTTTGCCACAATACTCAGATAAGAATGTCAAAGAATGGGTGGAAGGATTTGATATAATTAATAATGATACTGTAGATATTCCAGTAGATGCTGTTTTCTATCCAGTTTATGGTAAGTTATTTAGAGGAAATACTAATGGATTGGCAAGTGGAAATAATTTAGATGAGGCAATATTACATGGAACTTTGGAGGTTATTGAAAGAGATGCATGGAGTTTGGCAGAGTTGGTTAGGAAGATTCCAAAGAAGATTAATCCAGAAGATGCTAAAAATCCATTAATACATGAATTAATTGAAAAGTTTAATAATGCTGGTGTTGATATAATTTTGAAGGATTTAACTTCAGAATTTGAGATTCCAGTAGTTGCCGCAATTTCTGACGATTATTCAAGTAAAGATCCTCTAATGTTATGTATGGGTGTAGGTTGCCATTTAGACCCAGAAATTGCTATTTTAAGATCTTTAACAGAAGTGGCTCAAAGTAGAGCATCTCAATTACATGGATTTAGGAGGGATGCAAAATTAAGGAAAGAATTTACTTCAAAAATATCTTATGAGAGATTAAAGAGGATACATAAAAAATGGTTTGAATTTGAAGAAGAGATTTATATTTCAGACATGCCTAACAATGCAAAGTATAACTTAAAAAAGGATTTAGAATTTATAAAGGACAAAATTTCTGAAAATGGATTTGATAAACTGATATATGTTGATTTAAATAAAGTTGGAGTTGATACAGTTAGGGTTATAATTCCAAAAATGGAAGTTTATTCAATTGATAGGGATAGATTATCAAAAAATGCAATACAAAGGGCTAAAAAACTTTACTATTAA